A genomic segment from Peribacillus sp. ACCC06369 encodes:
- a CDS encoding helix-turn-helix transcriptional regulator: MDDKNRLDALSSFLKTKRSQIKPESIGIPAGTRRRTPGLRREEVAHLAGVSTTWYTWLEQGRDIKVSTSVLDCISTALQLNNDEREYLYDLALEVKSPIIDRKKDQPKLSPSLERILAELMYCPTIITDRHCHIVGWNDAAAHVFLDFEQLPDDQRNLINLVFTRKELKALAVNWEHFVKGFLSIFRAYYGHYLGDEWYNLFIKEMSDSHPEFQSLWQESQVSKAPEMMIEFRHAKAGKMLFNLTSLQVQGDMDLRCSIYTPVEGTATEDKLKRLMKKISIESS; this comes from the coding sequence ATGGATGATAAAAACAGACTTGACGCTTTGTCTTCATTTTTAAAAACGAAGCGATCCCAAATAAAGCCTGAATCTATCGGTATACCTGCTGGTACACGGAGAAGAACACCTGGCTTACGAAGAGAAGAAGTTGCACATTTGGCGGGAGTTAGCACTACTTGGTATACGTGGCTGGAGCAAGGCCGGGATATAAAGGTCTCTACAAGTGTATTGGATTGTATATCTACAGCTCTACAATTAAATAATGATGAACGAGAGTATCTATATGATTTAGCTTTAGAAGTGAAATCACCCATTATTGATCGAAAGAAGGATCAGCCAAAACTCAGTCCTTCTTTGGAAAGAATTTTAGCCGAGTTGATGTACTGTCCTACTATCATTACAGATCGACATTGTCATATTGTAGGCTGGAACGATGCTGCAGCACATGTATTTTTAGATTTTGAACAACTTCCAGATGATCAACGAAATTTGATCAACCTAGTATTTACAAGAAAAGAATTAAAAGCATTAGCTGTGAATTGGGAGCATTTCGTTAAGGGGTTTCTTTCCATTTTCCGTGCCTATTATGGTCACTACTTAGGGGATGAATGGTATAACCTATTTATTAAAGAAATGAGCGATTCTCACCCGGAATTTCAATCTTTATGGCAAGAAAGTCAAGTGAGTAAAGCTCCAGAAATGATGATTGAATTTAGACATGCTAAAGCCGGAAAGATGCTGTTTAATTTAACTTCTCTCCAAGTCCAGGGGGACATGGACTTAAGGTGTAGTATCTATACACCAGTAGAGGGAACTGCTACGGAAGATAAATTAAAACGATTAATGAAGAAAATCTCAATTGAAAGTTCATAA
- the fabF gene encoding beta-ketoacyl-ACP synthase II, producing the protein MERVVITGMGVVSPIGNNVEKFWRNLTEGKSGISSIDTFDVSNHKAKIAGIVRDFNADDTLGKNEARRLDRFSQFALAAAEQAWTDSHLNMDDINLERLGVYVGSGIGGIETFIENVDTLRTKGPRRVSPTLVPAMISNAAAAQISIRWNAMGPTMSPVSACAIGNTAIGEAFRLIRYGEADAVFAGGAEAAITDLSLASFGNATALSTRNDNPTKASRPFDVNRDGFVMSEGAGILILESLSHALRRNAKIHAEVIGYGASSDAYHMVATHPEGKGAYLAMKMALKNAKISPEEIDVISAHATSTEVGDRSETLAIKKLFESKAYQIPITANKSMLGHMLGAAGGVEAIALAKSLKEGIIPPTINLEKPDSLCDLDYVPGVARKVKISTGLSNSFGFGGHNAAIVLKKYE; encoded by the coding sequence ATGGAAAGAGTCGTTATTACCGGAATGGGAGTAGTCTCTCCTATTGGAAACAACGTAGAAAAATTTTGGAGAAATCTGACTGAAGGGAAGTCGGGAATTTCCTCTATTGATACATTTGACGTAAGCAATCATAAAGCAAAAATTGCAGGAATCGTTCGTGATTTCAATGCAGATGATACTTTAGGAAAAAATGAGGCCCGACGTCTAGACCGCTTTTCTCAATTTGCTTTGGCAGCCGCTGAACAAGCTTGGACTGATTCCCATTTAAATATGGATGATATCAATCTAGAAAGACTTGGCGTATATGTTGGTTCGGGGATAGGAGGAATCGAAACATTCATTGAGAATGTGGATACTCTGCGGACGAAAGGTCCTAGACGAGTTAGTCCAACCTTGGTGCCAGCCATGATTTCAAATGCAGCTGCAGCTCAAATTAGTATAAGATGGAACGCAATGGGACCTACTATGTCACCTGTTTCCGCTTGTGCGATTGGAAATACCGCTATAGGTGAAGCATTCAGACTTATTCGCTATGGGGAAGCAGATGCCGTTTTTGCAGGAGGAGCAGAGGCAGCTATAACAGATTTATCTTTGGCTAGTTTTGGTAATGCTACAGCATTATCAACGAGAAACGATAATCCAACTAAAGCCAGTCGTCCTTTTGATGTAAATCGAGATGGATTTGTCATGTCAGAAGGAGCAGGAATTTTAATTTTGGAATCTTTGTCTCACGCTTTACGTAGAAATGCAAAAATTCATGCTGAGGTCATAGGGTATGGCGCCAGTTCTGATGCCTATCATATGGTAGCTACACACCCAGAAGGTAAAGGAGCCTATCTTGCAATGAAAATGGCATTGAAGAATGCAAAAATTTCTCCTGAAGAGATTGATGTTATTAGCGCCCATGCAACAAGTACAGAAGTGGGCGATCGATCTGAGACACTGGCCATTAAAAAACTATTTGAATCAAAAGCTTATCAAATCCCAATAACAGCTAATAAATCCATGCTTGGTCACATGTTAGGAGCAGCTGGAGGCGTGGAAGCAATTGCTTTGGCAAAAAGTTTAAAGGAAGGAATTATTCCTCCAACCATCAACTTAGAAAAGCCTGATTCATTATGTGATTTAGATTATGTACCAGGTGTTGCTCGTAAAGTGAAAATAAGTACTGGTCTATCCAATTCATTTGGTTTTGGAGGTCATAATGCAGCTATCGTTTTAAAAAAATACGAGTGA
- a CDS encoding SRPBCC family protein, which produces MATGTHTVVVPVDVQAVWDYVSDLEKWATTVPAYKEHEIINDKQSIWTFEGSVKGIKKTIQAQVDITEWNEPSNIKFELKGLSDNFTGSGHFTAEDVNGKTIMTCTVEIHAGGLSGAVLTPIIKWAVPKVASRLTESIARKIAVFS; this is translated from the coding sequence ATGGCAACGGGAACGCATACTGTAGTAGTTCCAGTAGATGTACAAGCAGTTTGGGATTATGTCAGTGATCTCGAAAAATGGGCAACGACAGTACCAGCCTATAAAGAACATGAAATCATAAATGACAAGCAATCTATTTGGACATTTGAAGGTAGTGTGAAAGGTATTAAAAAAACAATACAAGCGCAGGTAGATATTACCGAATGGAATGAACCTTCAAATATTAAGTTTGAACTAAAAGGTTTATCAGATAATTTTACAGGAAGCGGTCACTTTACTGCAGAAGATGTTAATGGTAAAACAATAATGACTTGTACGGTGGAAATCCATGCAGGCGGATTATCTGGTGCGGTATTAACACCAATTATTAAATGGGCTGTTCCAAAAGTAGCATCTCGTTTAACAGAATCTATCGCACGTAAAATTGCAGTATTCTCATAG